The genomic window ATCGGTTTGTCTTCTGGACTATAACTAGCCTGTCTGTGTTTCGACTGATCCCAGATCTTGTCTTCTAGACCGTAGCTAGTCTGTCCGTGTATCGGTTTGTCTTCTGGACTATAactagtctgtctgtgtttcGGCTGATCCCAGATCTTGTCTTCTAGACCGTAGCTAGTCTGTCCGTGTATCGGTTTGTCTTCTGGACTATAactagtctgtctgtgtttcgactgatcccagatctgttcttCTGGACCGTAGCTAGTCTGTCCGTGTATTGTCTTGTCTTCTGGACTGTAGCTGTAGCTagcctgtctgtgtagttcctgTGGACCGTAGCTAGTCTGTCTTTCTAGCCTCAAACTGTAGCTGCAGCTGGCCTGTCTGTGTTTTGACTGACCCCAAATCTGTTCTTCCACTCCATAACTAGCCTGCCTGCGTATCGGTTTGTCTTCTGTACTGTAACTGCAGCTGGCCTGTCTGTGTTTTGACTGACCCCAGATCTGCTCTTCCGCTCCATAACTAGCCTGCCTGCGCCCCTCTGGATCGTAGTTGTagcttgtctgtctgtgtgccagcTCTGGGTCCGCCGGGAGTGACAAGGCTGACGCATGTCTGCTGCTGTTGAAGGGGTGTGTCCCGGTCGCCGTCCCAACAGcgtctcctccaccctgtcccacACAGCCACATTGTTCTCTCACAGGGGAATAGTGTCTCAGACCAGGGCCTGAGGGCTCCATTGGCCAGCTCCACTGGGCAGGGTTGTAGTCATAGGTTTGGCTAGGACTAAATAGGTCTGGCTGAGGTTGGGCATTCTGACCCTGCCCTGTGAACACTGGCCTCCTCTgtggggccctgtgagtgtgacCAGCTTCAGCTTCAatgcctcctcctccacctcctcctctgccttCACCTCCTCTACCTTCACCTTCTtgtctgcctcctcctcctcctccacctcttcctccatctcctcttccaccacctcctcctcctcttcctcctcctcctccacctcttcctccatctcctcttccaccacctcttcctcctccacttctctcacCGTTCTCCAGTCCAGGCTCTATATCCTCGGTCTCCACAGGGAAAGGAGGAAGCTGGAAGTCTTCCCTGAGGTCCAGTAATGCTGGGTGGTCTGGATGGTCTGGGCGTATGGGTGGTGGTCTGTTTCCCCCTGGTCCTCCCTGGAACAACGTGGGTCCGTAATGGACACCGTGGCGGCAGTAGCAGTAGTCGTTATTGTTTTGATGAATGAGTCCATAGTGTCCCGTCCGTGTGCTGTCTGAGTACATTTCAGAATTAAAACGGTCCGTCCGGAGTAGAGGCTGACTGCTGTGGAAAATACCTTTAAAAACACAACTGGTTTCCTTCTCCTCCCTGCTGTTCTCTAACTCCAACCTAGTCATTCACTCTAACTGTTTTCCTCATCTAGCTACGACTGACTCCACCGCAAACgcgccccccccccacacacttttCTTCAGCTTTGCCTCTTTTTTTAACCTACGACGCCCCTCCCCCTTTAGTCTTCctgttgtttctctttctctaatctacttgtttttctctttcctttctttccCCTGACCCCTTTCTTACTTTTCCAACTTTTCTCCCACTCTTTCTTCACCCTGCAGCCCTCTCTCCTGCTCGGGGGCCccttcttcacctccctccccgctctctcgctccctcggtctctctccttctctctacctctccctcgtTTCGTTCCTCAGTCTCATCTGCTGCTGAAGgcttcccgtctctctccctaactTGGTTGTCTATTTCccgtttccttcccctcctctcctcctccttttctcgtTACCTCCCTTCCCCTTCTCCTATTTTTACACCTTTCACTCTCTGAGTCTCAGTGCTCTTTCTCACTCATTCTCTCATACAGTCGCCTGTACCTGAAtgtcacctctgtctctctcctccacctgaGATCCagttctctgtgtttctgtcgTCAACGTCAGAGCTTTCAGAGCTCATTAATCCTCCTCGCTCGGCGACTACAGCCCGGCACTCGTCAATTAAACGCAGCCTGGTTAGAGCCAGTCAGGGAATCCTCCGCcaagtgaagaggaggaggaggaggaggaggctgaggaaGGAGGGGTTTCATCAGCCACACTACATGGCTGAACGCCTCGGAGTAGAAAGACAGAGGCACACTCCTGTAGAGGGAGGGTTTTAACacaactctgtctctctatttttctctctctctctctctctctctctctctctctctctctctctctctctttccttctatctttctctttctccctctctttcttttgatgtctctctctggtctgagtTTACAGTAAAGCAACAATGTACATCTTCACAGTTCAACTAAATGAAACTCTGTTTGAAACATACGGTGTGGACTGTATAGTATATTTCCCTTGACTTCACTTACATACCTTGGGCGTTACATCTCTGGCCAAAATCTCTGGCCAAATGCAATCTGAGGGGCTGAGCCAAACCCCAATGTTGAGTTCAGCTATGCGCACAATTCTTTCAagaagatctctctctctctctctctctctctctctctctgtctctctctctctctctctctctctctctctcggaacAAAACTGGAGAAAGACAGCATTGCAACAGACATTATAATTTAAAAGATAAGTAAGTATAGACATGCATAATTTgtgacacacaaaaaaacattccTTAAAAACCATCTCCAGTTTGCATATTTTCACATTTAGAAAGCCCGAGGATGAGATCAACATGTTGAGTGTTCGCTCTCAAAAAAATAGTTAAATTGTGTTGCTGCTCTCTgactgaggtaaaaaaaaaaaaaaaataaagcactctgttccctttatagtgcactatgggcccctatgggccctagtcaagagtagggcactatatagggaacagggtgctatttgagTCAAAGAAAACAGTTGCAGCTTTAAAGACAATAGGCTGAAATTAGctgtgctgaaaataaacacagaagGAACTCAGAGGAGCTTCATCCTTCTAAACTGAGAGGAACAATTCAGGAACCATTCTAGGGGTCTGTGACAGCTGTTGTTTGAAATAAAAAGTAGACGTTCAACTGAACAAACCCATGCATAACCACAGATTAAACTGAACAGGCCCGTGCATAACCACAGATTAAACTGAACAGGCCCATGCATAACCACAGATTAAACTGAACAGGCCCATGCATAACCACAGATTAAACTGAACAGGCCCATGCATAACCACAGATTAAACTGAACAGGCCCATGCATAACCACAGATTAAACTGAAAACAGCATAATCACCCATGCATAACCACAGATTAAACTAAACAGGCCCATGCATAACCACAGATTAAACTAAACAGGCCCGTGCATAACCACAGATTAAACTGAACAGGCCCATGCATAACCACAGATTAAACTAAACAGGCCAGATTAAACTGAACAGGCCCATGCATAACCACAGATTAAACTGAACAGGCCCATGCATAACCACAGATTAAACTAAACAGGCCCATGCATAACCACAGATTAAACTAAACAGGCCCATGCATAACCACAGATTAAACTGAACAGGCCCATGCATAACCACAGATTAAACTGAACAGGCTAAACAGGCCCATGCATAACCACAGATTAAACTGAACACAGCATAACCACAGCCCATGCATAACCACAGATTAAACTAAACAGGCCCATGCATAACCACAGATTAAACTGAACAGGCCCATGCATAACCACAGATTAAACTGAACAGGCCCATGCATAACCACAGATTAAACTAAACAGGCCCATGCATAACCACAGATTAAACTAAACAGCATAACCCAGATTAAATGCATAACCACAGATTAAACTAAACAGGCCCATGCATAACCACAGATTAAACTAAACAGGCCCATGCATAACCACAGATTAAACTAAACAGGCCCATGCATAACCACA from Oncorhynchus masou masou isolate Uvic2021 chromosome 3, UVic_Omas_1.1, whole genome shotgun sequence includes these protein-coding regions:
- the LOC135518828 gene encoding AT-rich interactive domain-containing protein 1B-like — its product is MTRLELENSREEKETSCVFKGIFHSSQPLLRTDRFNSEMYSDSTRTGHYGLIHQNNNDYCYCRHGVHYGPTLFQGGPGGNRPPPIRPDHPDHPALLDLREDFQLPPFPVETEDIEPGLENGERSGGGRGGGRGDGGRGGGGGGRGGGGGGRGDGGRGGGGGGGRQEGEGRGGEGRGGGGGGGIEAEAGHTHRAPQRRPVFTGQGQNAQPQPDLFSPSQTYDYNPAQWSWPMEPSGPGLRHYSPVREQCGCVGQGGGDAVGTATGTHPFNSSRHASALSLPADPELAHRQTSYNYDPEGRRQASYGAEEQIWGQSKHRQASCSYSTEDKPIRRQASYGVEEQIWGQSKHRQASCSYSLRLERQTSYGPQELHRQASYSYSPEDKTIHGQTSYGPEEQIWDQSKHRQTSYSPEDKPIHGQTSYGLEDKIWDQPKHRQTSYSPEDKPIHGQTSYGLEDKIWDQSKHRQASYSPEDKPIHGQTSYGPEDKIWDQSKHRQASYSPEDKICDQLKHRQASYSYSTERQDWRFTAGGQHDHLDRCVPLEQGNLHSHMPNGYCGIGGPSPRPVSSQGRGDIANHQERTTRLKAGGGGIGEDGCNGRHVPAGSRSESLVRKKQSLAWKNQSLLQEKEGLVKEKEGSVPENQNSIRENECAVHENRGSTQENQGSIREKVDSVQAKKGSVRENQGSIREKEVSVQGKEGSVCEQIRQVVSDLEGVLGGLKQVHVEMKEVVQQIDRLTANIDLEEEEIIHCNKSPHDS